TGTGTAGAGGCGGATCAGCGCAGGCCTGTCATACGCGGCGTGCGCGGCCAGCATATCCGCATCGAGCGCGTTCATTCCGCCGCTTGAGCGCTGTCTGCCGCGCGGTGGCCGAGCACCTTGCCCGCGACCCATGCGTGAAAGCAATGTGTTGGGCTGTCCATCACGGGGGAGAAACGCCCGCCGTCGAACCCGGCCACGCGGCGGCCTTTCTGCATACCTTCGACGACGAAGATATCCTCCTCGAACACGGTTTTCCAAAGTTGCGCGTTGCGCGCGCGCAGACCTTCGGGCGTGCCGTCCTCTGCGTAATAGAGGTGGACGTGCTCAACCGTGTGGCCCGGCCCTTTGGGCTCAAGGATGATGGCGAAGGCATGATCGCGGTGCACGCCGAGAAGGACGTTGGGATAGACGGCGACATACTCCGCCTGCTCGTTCCATTTTGCACCAACCCCTTCAAAGTCGGGAAATTTGTTGCCATCCTCATCACTGAGCTGGCGGTATACGAGCGTGCCTTGGCCGGAATATTCCTCGGGCGCTTCGATATGGTAATGATCCTCCAGCCGCGAATAGCTGTTGAGGCCGGGATGCACCCAAGGCAGGTGATAGCTCTCGCAATAGTTCTCGACCGCGAGCTTCCAGTTGCAGGCGACTTCAAGCTGAAACCGGCTGCTGGGACCGCCATGATGAAGCGGCAGATCGAACTCTGCCCAGCGGGCGATGATATCGGCCATCGCGACCTCAAACGCGGGTGCCGCGCCCGAGAGGTTGATCCACACGATATCGCGCCAGATATGGGAGCGGACCTCATTGAGGCCAAGCTCATTGCGTTTGATCGAGGCATGCGTGTTCTGACCGGGGCCACCCACATGCGGGGTTGAGACCAGATCGCCCTTCGTGGAATAGCACCATGAATGATAGGGGCAGCGGATCGCGCCTTCGATCTTGCGCGGCTCCTCCACGAGGATCATCCCCCGGTGGCGGCAGATGTTCTGAAAGACCCGCACCGCACCGTCCTTGTCACGCAAGAGCAAAAGCGGCTGACCCATGAAATCCATGGGCACGGCATCGCCAGGCTCGGGCACATCGGCGGCAACGGCAAGGCCCGCCCACTGGGTGAAAAGGAGTGCGTGGCTTTCTTCTTCAAACACGGCGGGGTCGATGTAATGGGCGTTGGGCAGGCCATTGGCGCTTTCGACGGGGCGGCGGACGCGGCTCAGGTCGGTGAGGTGGGTCATGGGGGCATTCCCTTCCTTGTGTCTGCGGCAGGTTGGCACGATTCTGTGCAAACTGCCCCCACCGCAAACGACATGGCTTTGCTCACCGCGACATGGGGCCGCGACATGGGGCCGTGAGTTGGGGCAGGGACGGGGGCAGGATCGAGGGCTAGCGGAAGGGCTGATCCAGTCGCAAAAGTCGCGCGTGGAAGGGGGCGAGTGCCTCAAGCGGGACAAGGCCCGACAGGCGCGCCTCCGCAAGGACGCGCGGCATGTCGTGGCCCAGATGCTCATAGACCATCCGCACGGCGCGTGGCGCGTTGATCTTCTCGCGCACGGTGCGGGTGACGTAACCTTCCCAGATATTTTGCTGAAACGAGGTTTCTTGCGCCAGGAAGTTGAACGAGGCCGAAAGTGCGTTGCGATGGCTCACAATGACCATGATGCCCTCTTCCTGACGCATCACAATCCCACGATATTCACGGTCGGCTGCGGCCACGGAAATCCCCTGTTTGGCGAGGGCCGCGCGCGGCTCATATCCGCGCAGGAAGGTGTAGCCATCCTCGCGGTGCACAAAGACCAGACCCATGACGAACTGGCTGTCATCGAGAAAACTGCGCCGCACGAAACGGTAGAACCCGCTGGGGAAAAGCTCAGGGGGCACCTCCACGGGCGCGCCGCCGAAAAATCCTTTCACGGCGGGGTGGCCCAACAGATCGAAAGCGGCGGGGCGCAGCGTCTCGGCGGGTTCCAACAGGATGCGCGCATCGACGCCAAAGAACGTGCACATGCGGTGCAACACGTCGGGGCGCGGAAAGCTCTCGCCGGTGAGGTAGCGATTGAATTGCGTACGGTTGATGCCGAGATCGCGGCAGAGCCCCGCCACAGACGGGTAATCAGCACTAAGTCTGCGCAAGTTATCCCCGAAAATGGCGCGCAGGCTGGCCGGGTCTACCTGATATGAGCTGCCTTTTCGCGTCATGATGTGAGGCGCGTCGGGGAGGGGTGTTTCAAGAGGATATCTCGTCCCTGTGAAAAAAGCGGTCGGGAAGATAGTTGCATGGATTTGTGACGTTGTCACGATAGGTGACGCTATTTAGCGTCATTTTTTGCCAGCTCTGACACAAAGAGGTCTCCGAAACGGAGATTTAAACATAGCCCCAAAAGTCTGAAAAAGACATTCTTATCAGAGGACAAGCGTTTTGTTAAGATCATTAGGGGAGACATCATGTACGGTGTAGTCATTTGGAGCGACCAAGTTAAAAACCGGGCTGTGATCTGGTGTGAAGACCATGGTGACCTCGCGTATTTTCGCGGTGAGACCACTGGTCTCGAAGTGGCAGAGATAGGGCCGGGTGATCTGGTTGAGTTTGATCTGGCGGCGAGCGATGGGCTTCGACTTGCTGATGCACCGCGTCTTGTTTCCGAAAAAAGCCACCTCCATATCACGCGCGCGCTGAGCCGCACCACACCCGCCGTTCCTGCGCCACGCAAGCGGCGTAGTGAGATGTCGTCAGGCTGGGATGCGGAAATCGTGCGTTTCGATCGGGCGCGCTGCGCTGGCGCTGCCTGACAGGGCCGGGCGGGGTCCTTGGAGTAGCACCCCAATTGCGTTCCAAAAGGCGGTCAGAGCCCCCGAGGCAAGGCCGCCACGCCCGTTCTTGCAATGTCCATCAAACCCAATGGGCGCATCAGATCCGCAAACGCGTCGATCTTCTCGGATGTACCGGTGATCTCGAAGACAAAGCTGTCGAGCGTGCTGTCCACCACATTGGCGCGGAAAATATCCGCCAGCCGCAAGGCCTCGACCCGCTTGTCACCCGCACCCTCAACCTTCATCAAGGCCAATTCCCGCTCTACTGAGTGCCCCTCAACGGTGAGGTCGTGAACCTCATGCACGGGGATGATCCGGCCCAACTGCGTCTTGATCTGCTCGATCACCTGCGGGGTGCCTGTTGTCACGATGGTGATCCGTGAGCGGTGCCCCTCATGGTCGATCTCGGCCACGGTCAGGCTGTCAATATTGTAGCCGCGCCCGGAAAAAAGCCCGATAACGCGCGCCAAAACCCCGGCCTCGTTATCCACGATCACAGCGAGTGTATGCTGTTCTTCCACATCCGAGAAGGTGGGGCGTAGGTTGTAGGCCGAATGCTTGTTCGAGCCTTTTTTGATTTTCAGAGCTGACATCTGATCATTCCTTTGACTGGGGGCGGACGCTGTGACGGTTAGACCAACACGCTGCCCTTGGCATCAATCACGCCTTGGGTATCGGCCTCGCCCAGAAGCATTTCGTTATGTGCCTTGCCCGACGGGATCATCGGGAAGCAATTTTCATGCCGCGTCACGAGGCAATCAAAGATCACCGGCCCGTCATGTTCGACCATTTCCATGATCGCGTCATCCAGATCGGCGGGGTCGGAGCAAAGGATGCCCTTCGCGCCAAACGCCTCGGCCAGCTTCACAAAATCAGGCAGGGCCTCGGACCAGCTGTGCGAATAGCGCTCGCCGTGCAAAAGTTCCTGCCACTGGCGCACCATTCCGAGCCGTTCATTGTTGAGGATGAACTGCTTGACCGGCAGGCGGAATTGCACCGCCGTGCCCATCTCCTGCATGTTCATCAGCCATGATGCCTCACCGGCCACGTTGATCACCAGCGCCTCGGGATGCGCCATTTGCACCCCGATGGAGGCCGGGAAGCCGTAGCCCATGGTGCCGAGGCCCCCGGAGGTCATCCAGCGGTTCGGGCCGTCAAAGCCGATATATTGCGCGGCCCACATCTGATGCTGGCCCACTTCGGTGCAGACATAGCGGTCATATTTCTTGGTCAGCGCCTCAAGCCGGGCCAGCGCGTGCTGCGGCTTGATCACCGAGCCTTTTTGCTCAAACTTCAGGCAATCCACCTTGCGCCAGGTGTCAATCTTGCCGCGCCATTTGACGATGCCTTCGCTGTTCACTTTGCGCCCGCGTGATTTCCACACGTTCAGCATATCCTCAAGCACATGGCCCACATCCCCGACGATTGGGATGTCGGCCTTGATCACCTTGTTGATGGAGGAGGGGTCAATGTCGATATGGGCTTTTTTGGAGCCGGGCGAGAACGCATCCAGACGCCCCGTGATGCGGTCGTCGAACCGCGCGCCGATATTGATCATCAGATCGCAATCATGCATCGCCATGTTCGCTTCATAAAGCCCGTGCATCCCCAGCATGCCGAGCCAATGCTCGCCACTTGCCGGATAGGCACCGAGACCCATCAAGGTCGAGGTGATTGGGATGCCTGTCGCGTCCACAAGTTCGCGCAGAAGCTGGCTTGCGGCGGGGCCCGAGTTGATCACGCCGCCGCCTGTGTAAAAGAGCGGGCGTTTGGCGGTTTCCATCGCGGCCACAAGCTCGGTGATCGCCTCCATGTCGCCTTTGACCTGCGGCTGATAGCGGCTGACCTTGGCTTTGCCCTTGGGCGTGTAGGTGCCGGAGGCGAATTGCACGTCCTTGGGGATGTCCACCAAAACGGGTCCGGGGCGGCCCGTGGTGGACACGTGGAAGGCCTCATGGATCACGCCCGAGAGCTTCTCGGTCTCCTTCACCAGCCAGTTATGCTTGGTGCAGGGGCGGGTGATGCCAACGGTGTCGGCCTCCTGAAAGGCGTCCGAGCCAATCATGAATGTTGGTACCTGTCCGGTGAGCACCACGATCGGGATTGAATCCATCAAAGCATCGGTCAGGCCCGTCACCGCGTTCGTGGCACCGGGGCCGGAGGTCACGAGGACCACACCGGGCTTGCCGGACGCGCGCGCATATCCTTCTGCCGCGTGGACCGCACCTTGTTCGTGGCGCACGAGGATATGTTTGATATCGTTTTGCTGAAACACCTCGTCATAAATCGGTAGCACAGCACCGCCGGGATAGCCGAATACCGTGTCCACGCCCTGATCCCTAAGGGCCTGAACCACCATTTTCGCTCCGGTCATCTGACGTGTCATTGCTGTGCTCCGTTCATCACATCATTTCTTGGTGCAGACATAAAAAAAGCCCCCGAAAATCCGGAGGCGCATGGGGGTCCCAATGGGATGCCGTTACCGGCCCATGCGCCACGTGCTTACGATGATGACTAGCTGTGCCAAAAGGGCGCTCCTCATGCTGCGTGTGAAGTAATATGGGGGGGGTGCTGGGGCGTCAACCCAGTTTTGCGGAGAAAGTAACAAAACGTAGCGCTTTTCTTTTCATTTGTTGCGTGAAGAGTGGGTAAAGCATACGGGTTGCCTCTTTTGCGGTGGAATTGCCGCGCCTGGAGGGCGCATAGAGGCCTGCGAGCGCCGGACCGCATCCAAAGGGCGCGTCATGCAAAAAGGCCGCCCGGGTCGGGGCGGCCTTTCGAGAGTTTTGAGAGCTGGGCTCAGAATTCGTTCGGATTGCCCGGAACGAGCGTGCCTGTGCCGTCCTCGTTGCCGTCATTGATCCATGTCACCATGTCGCCCTCGATATGGACAGACCAGCAAGCTGGGGCCTCGCCGTAAGCAAAGCACATCTGATCATTCTCGACGGACCAAGTGCCCGTATAATCCGCGCCTTTGATCGTACCATCAGCGTCATAGAATTCGGTGTAGGCACCGGATTCGACCATGCTGCCCTGAACCGTGTTGCCCGAAATCGCGGCCATGATCTCTTCGCCAGTTGCGGCGTCATGCGCCCATGCGGGGGCTGCTACCAGGGTCAGTGCCATCGCCATAAGACCGTTTTTCATAAATCCTGTCCTTTTGTCTGACTTGTGCCCGCAGCAAGCGGGCCAACCGCGCGCAAAGTCAAGCGCCGCTTAACTCCGGCTGGGGCGCAGCGGCATCCCATCGGGCAGTGTGATATCGGCCACTTGTTCGGCAATCGGATCATTGCTGAGCGGATGGGCCTGCGCATCATAGTCGGCGGGGTTGCGCATTTTCTCCCATGCGCCGCCCAAGTAAACCTCAAGCCCTGAAAAGGCGGATTTGTAGCCCATCTTTGCGCTGCCGGGCACCCAATAGCCCAGATAGACATGGGGGAGGCCGCTTTCGCGCGCGATGTCGATATGATCGAGGATCACATAAGTGCCCAGCGAGTTGCGCTGCCAGTCCGGCTCAAAGAACGAGTAAACCATGCTCAGCCCGTCATCGAGCACATCCGTCAGGCACACACCAATCAGAGCGCCTGTCTCAGCTTCGGTATACTCCACCACCCGCGTGTGGATCGGCGTCTCCTCCACCATGGCGGCGAATTCAAATGCATCCATATCCGCCATGCCGCCCGCCGCGTGGCGGCTCTCGAGATACCGGCGGAAAAGGGCATATTGATCTTCCGTGGCCCAAGGCGAGGATGTGCGTCGCTCCAGCACCTTGTTGCGGCGCAGCACACGTTTTTGGCTTTTTGAGGGGGTGAAATCCGCCACGCTGATTCGCGCCGAGAGACACGCCGCGCAATCGGCA
The nucleotide sequence above comes from Roseovarius carneus. Encoded proteins:
- a CDS encoding aromatic ring-hydroxylating oxygenase subunit alpha translates to MTHLTDLSRVRRPVESANGLPNAHYIDPAVFEEESHALLFTQWAGLAVAADVPEPGDAVPMDFMGQPLLLLRDKDGAVRVFQNICRHRGMILVEEPRKIEGAIRCPYHSWCYSTKGDLVSTPHVGGPGQNTHASIKRNELGLNEVRSHIWRDIVWINLSGAAPAFEVAMADIIARWAEFDLPLHHGGPSSRFQLEVACNWKLAVENYCESYHLPWVHPGLNSYSRLEDHYHIEAPEEYSGQGTLVYRQLSDEDGNKFPDFEGVGAKWNEQAEYVAVYPNVLLGVHRDHAFAIILEPKGPGHTVEHVHLYYAEDGTPEGLRARNAQLWKTVFEEDIFVVEGMQKGRRVAGFDGGRFSPVMDSPTHCFHAWVAGKVLGHRAADSAQAAE
- a CDS encoding helix-turn-helix domain-containing protein; amino-acid sequence: MTRKGSSYQVDPASLRAIFGDNLRRLSADYPSVAGLCRDLGINRTQFNRYLTGESFPRPDVLHRMCTFFGVDARILLEPAETLRPAAFDLLGHPAVKGFFGGAPVEVPPELFPSGFYRFVRRSFLDDSQFVMGLVFVHREDGYTFLRGYEPRAALAKQGISVAAADREYRGIVMRQEEGIMVIVSHRNALSASFNFLAQETSFQQNIWEGYVTRTVREKINAPRAVRMVYEHLGHDMPRVLAEARLSGLVPLEALAPFHARLLRLDQPFR
- the ilvN gene encoding acetolactate synthase small subunit; protein product: MSALKIKKGSNKHSAYNLRPTFSDVEEQHTLAVIVDNEAGVLARVIGLFSGRGYNIDSLTVAEIDHEGHRSRITIVTTGTPQVIEQIKTQLGRIIPVHEVHDLTVEGHSVERELALMKVEGAGDKRVEALRLADIFRANVVDSTLDSFVFEITGTSEKIDAFADLMRPLGLMDIARTGVAALPRGL
- a CDS encoding acetolactate synthase 3 large subunit codes for the protein MTRQMTGAKMVVQALRDQGVDTVFGYPGGAVLPIYDEVFQQNDIKHILVRHEQGAVHAAEGYARASGKPGVVLVTSGPGATNAVTGLTDALMDSIPIVVLTGQVPTFMIGSDAFQEADTVGITRPCTKHNWLVKETEKLSGVIHEAFHVSTTGRPGPVLVDIPKDVQFASGTYTPKGKAKVSRYQPQVKGDMEAITELVAAMETAKRPLFYTGGGVINSGPAASQLLRELVDATGIPITSTLMGLGAYPASGEHWLGMLGMHGLYEANMAMHDCDLMINIGARFDDRITGRLDAFSPGSKKAHIDIDPSSINKVIKADIPIVGDVGHVLEDMLNVWKSRGRKVNSEGIVKWRGKIDTWRKVDCLKFEQKGSVIKPQHALARLEALTKKYDRYVCTEVGQHQMWAAQYIGFDGPNRWMTSGGLGTMGYGFPASIGVQMAHPEALVINVAGEASWLMNMQEMGTAVQFRLPVKQFILNNERLGMVRQWQELLHGERYSHSWSEALPDFVKLAEAFGAKGILCSDPADLDDAIMEMVEHDGPVIFDCLVTRHENCFPMIPSGKAHNEMLLGEADTQGVIDAKGSVLV
- a CDS encoding arginyltransferase, which encodes MRHTLPLAPQFYVTAPQPCPYLEGRMERKLFTALQGDGAQRLNDGLSKQGFRRSQNVLYRPSCADCAACLSARISVADFTPSKSQKRVLRRNKVLERRTSSPWATEDQYALFRRYLESRHAAGGMADMDAFEFAAMVEETPIHTRVVEYTEAETGALIGVCLTDVLDDGLSMVYSFFEPDWQRNSLGTYVILDHIDIARESGLPHVYLGYWVPGSAKMGYKSAFSGLEVYLGGAWEKMRNPADYDAQAHPLSNDPIAEQVADITLPDGMPLRPSRS